A genomic segment from Modestobacter roseus encodes:
- a CDS encoding ATP-binding protein, whose protein sequence is MEHAQQQVDPSPSPAVRGYRHIGHVVRPGEDVAALVGPVLRAALDAGEPVVVACTEPVATQLLVAVGHPEDVHVHPAEALDDRPPNAIAAIGSLVDRELPDDGRRLHLVTGPGDPDDWRSWAQTEALLNHVLAERPVDHLCLLTPALGELDGVDAQAVARATHPWLLTEEGVLRNPDYRAPDELLREVERALVPDPLEATEPTLSVIDLDDMRALRRALRQALADSALTEEAAQDFVLAIDEVTANAAEHGVPPVDVKLWCTPERLLCAVTDRGTSFDDPLVGYGPAHGDMAVGGMGLWLARRSVDTLTTTAADDSGQGCTVRLVVRA, encoded by the coding sequence GTGGAGCACGCCCAGCAGCAGGTCGATCCGTCACCGAGCCCGGCGGTGCGTGGCTACCGGCACATCGGCCACGTGGTGCGCCCTGGCGAGGACGTCGCGGCGCTCGTGGGGCCGGTGCTGCGGGCCGCCCTCGACGCCGGTGAACCGGTGGTGGTCGCCTGCACCGAGCCGGTGGCCACCCAGCTGCTGGTCGCCGTGGGCCACCCGGAGGACGTGCACGTGCACCCCGCGGAGGCGCTGGACGACCGCCCGCCGAACGCCATCGCCGCGATCGGCTCCCTGGTCGACCGCGAGCTCCCGGACGACGGGCGCCGGCTGCACCTGGTGACCGGCCCCGGTGACCCGGACGACTGGAGGTCGTGGGCGCAGACCGAGGCGCTGCTCAACCACGTGCTGGCCGAGCGCCCGGTCGACCACCTGTGCCTGCTCACCCCCGCTCTCGGCGAGCTGGACGGCGTGGACGCGCAGGCGGTGGCCCGGGCGACCCACCCGTGGCTGCTGACCGAGGAGGGCGTCCTGCGCAACCCCGACTACCGGGCGCCCGACGAGCTGCTGCGCGAGGTGGAGCGGGCGCTGGTGCCCGATCCGCTGGAGGCCACCGAGCCCACGCTGTCGGTCATCGACCTCGACGACATGCGGGCCCTGCGCAGGGCGCTGCGCCAGGCGCTGGCCGACAGCGCCCTGACCGAGGAGGCCGCGCAGGACTTCGTGCTGGCCATCGACGAGGTGACCGCGAACGCCGCCGAGCACGGCGTGCCCCCGGTCGACGTGAAGCTGTGGTGCACCCCGGAGCGGCTGCTGTGCGCGGTGACCGACCGGGGCACGTCCTTCGACGACCCGCTGGTGGGCTACGGCCCCGCGCACGGCGACATGGCCGTCGGCGGGATGGGGCTGTGGCTGGCCCGCCGGTCGGTCGACACCCTCACCACCACCGCGGCCGACGACAGCGGTCAGGGCTGCACCGTCCGGCTCGTCGTGCGCGCCTGA
- a CDS encoding biliverdin-producing heme oxygenase gives MSRAGDALPATRAGVLDDGNRMADDGDVLRRLRTETATEHRAVEDALDLLDPELTRARLVTALTRMHGFWCAAEAGLDAWAAAEPADATRVGWSRRRRSHLFAADLAELDAPATPVDQPHLPPVAGTDTALGRLYVLEGSSLGGVFIDRHLATLPHVAAPGALRAFSPYGAETGAMWHAFRSATRERVAGGGDAERVVASARETFGALAVWCGAVAAEQGDSGSALPRAHVRGSEVTA, from the coding sequence TTGAGCAGAGCAGGAGACGCGCTCCCCGCGACCCGGGCCGGCGTGCTGGACGACGGGAACCGGATGGCCGACGACGGTGACGTGCTGCGCCGGCTGCGGACCGAGACCGCGACCGAGCACCGGGCCGTCGAGGACGCGCTGGACCTGCTCGACCCGGAGCTGACCCGCGCCCGCCTGGTCACCGCCCTCACCCGGATGCACGGCTTCTGGTGCGCCGCCGAGGCCGGTCTGGACGCCTGGGCCGCGGCCGAGCCGGCCGACGCCACCCGCGTCGGCTGGTCGCGCCGGCGCCGATCGCACCTCTTCGCCGCCGACCTCGCCGAGCTCGACGCGCCGGCGACGCCGGTCGACCAGCCGCACCTGCCGCCGGTGGCCGGCACGGACACCGCGCTGGGACGGCTGTACGTGCTGGAGGGCTCCTCGCTCGGTGGGGTGTTCATCGACCGGCACCTGGCCACGCTGCCGCACGTCGCGGCGCCCGGCGCGCTGCGCGCGTTCTCGCCCTACGGCGCGGAGACCGGCGCGATGTGGCACGCCTTCCGGTCGGCGACCCGGGAGCGGGTCGCCGGCGGGGGCGACGCCGAGCGGGTGGTGGCCTCCGCGCGGGAGACCTTCGGCGCACTCGCCGTCTGGTGCGGCGCGGTCGCCGCGGAGCAGGGAGACTCTGGATCAGCGCTGCCGCGGGCGCACGTCCGAGGGAGCGAGGTCACCGCATGA
- a CDS encoding FAD-dependent oxidoreductase, whose amino-acid sequence MHSDVVVIGAGQAGLSAAYALRRAGADFAVLDGDAGPGGAWQHRWPSLRLDRAHRIAPLPGMPLPAADPATPASEVVTDYFTAYERRFELPVLRPVAVRAVHRTDDGFLLRTDAGEWTARGLVSATGTWTRPFWPAYPGRELFAGRQLHTADYRSAEEFRGQSVVVVGGGTSAVQQLIEISEVAETTWVTRREPVWRRDGFDEDAGRAAVALVEQRVRAGLPPGSVVSVTGLMETGAVLAARARGVLDRSPVFDRLTPDGIAWDSPARFVRADAVLWATGFRAALDHLASLHLRAPGGGIAMDGTRVVAEPRLHLVGYGPSASTIGANRAGQAAVRELLRTLDADPAVDRWSAEVVTSA is encoded by the coding sequence GTGCACAGCGACGTCGTGGTGATCGGGGCCGGTCAGGCCGGGTTGTCGGCCGCGTACGCCCTGCGCCGGGCCGGCGCCGACTTCGCCGTCCTGGACGGCGACGCCGGGCCCGGCGGTGCCTGGCAGCACCGCTGGCCGTCCCTGCGGCTGGACCGCGCGCACCGGATCGCGCCGTTGCCGGGGATGCCGCTGCCGGCGGCCGACCCGGCGACCCCGGCGAGCGAGGTGGTCACCGACTACTTCACCGCCTACGAGCGCCGGTTCGAGCTCCCCGTGCTCCGCCCGGTCGCCGTCCGGGCGGTGCACCGCACCGACGACGGCTTCCTGCTGCGCACCGACGCGGGGGAGTGGACGGCGCGGGGGCTGGTCAGCGCCACCGGGACCTGGACCCGCCCGTTCTGGCCGGCCTACCCGGGTCGCGAGCTGTTCGCCGGCCGGCAGCTGCACACCGCCGACTACCGCAGCGCCGAGGAGTTCCGCGGGCAGTCGGTGGTCGTCGTCGGCGGGGGGACCTCGGCGGTGCAGCAGTTGATCGAGATCAGCGAGGTCGCCGAGACCACCTGGGTCACCCGCCGGGAACCGGTCTGGCGCCGGGACGGTTTCGACGAGGACGCGGGCCGGGCAGCGGTCGCGCTGGTCGAGCAGCGCGTGCGGGCGGGGCTGCCGCCGGGCAGCGTCGTGAGCGTGACCGGGCTGATGGAGACCGGGGCCGTGCTCGCCGCCCGGGCCCGCGGGGTGCTGGACCGGTCGCCGGTGTTCGACCGGCTCACCCCCGACGGCATCGCATGGGACTCCCCGGCCCGGTTCGTCCGGGCCGACGCCGTGCTGTGGGCCACCGGCTTCCGCGCCGCGCTGGACCACCTGGCGTCGCTGCACCTGCGCGCTCCCGGCGGGGGGATCGCGATGGACGGCACCCGGGTGGTCGCGGAGCCGCGGCTGCACCTGGTCGGCTACGGGCCGTCGGCGAGCACGATCGGCGCCAACCGCGCGGGGCAGGCCGCCGTGCGGGAGCTGCTGCGCACGCTGGACGCCGACCCGGCGGTTGACCGCTGGTCGGCGGAGGTAGTCACCAGCGCATGA
- a CDS encoding SpoIIE family protein phosphatase produces MTDQVQTGRVQTDETSTSPWLAPGEPVDLTNCEREPIHVPGSVQPRGVLLAVSEPDMVVRQVSRNLVDVVGMAWDDALGRPLAEVLGVPAAGAVARSASAFGDLRERNPVELILDCDGTPCPVDAILHRVSHRADDRGPAAHPDDPSVGGRLTPIAATTLVVELEPASGPRPFSFPNTYQAVRGTIVELNRATSLPQLYDITTQAVRALTGFDRVMLYRFDAEYNGEVVAEARAPELNSFLGLHYPASDIPAQARALYEKNWIRLIDDVDYTPSPLEPVDLPATGRPLDLTYSTLRSVSPIHCEYLRNMGVRASMSISLLQGDRLWGLIACHHYTGTHAPPYATRAAAEFLGSTLSLRLVDRAEDEEHRRALQVRSTMAWLTAAALDEERPLADTLLGRPGLLDVVPADSVVVNLQGTSGAAGVPLPAEVVTALARWATEQGGDVVTTDRLPLVAPQLAVPAELACGVMAIPLPEGQYVIWTRAEQVHSVDWGGDPHNKAIAEREGYTVRLSPRKSFDRWREVVRNRSEPWQPTQCAEVEDLRTNLLEALYARSRRVARTALTLQRSLLSEPPDPDHLDFAVRYEPAARESQVGGDWYDVFTQPDGSTMLVIGDVVGHDTEAAASMGQLRGLLRGIAFASSETPAEVLSRLDRAIEGLQLRTMASVLVGRLEQTPEERERGLTRMRWSNAGHLPPVVQAPDGSVQVLDGPHPELLLGVSPDAPRREHVTTMARGSTVLLYTDGLVERRDQVFDEGVARLCAELGTLADRPVGEIADALITRLLPDGAEDDVALIAVRLNEQRG; encoded by the coding sequence ATGACCGACCAGGTGCAGACCGGCCGGGTGCAGACGGACGAGACGTCGACCAGCCCGTGGCTGGCGCCCGGTGAACCGGTCGACCTGACCAACTGCGAGCGGGAGCCGATCCACGTCCCGGGCAGTGTCCAGCCCCGCGGCGTGCTGCTGGCGGTCAGCGAGCCGGACATGGTGGTGCGGCAGGTGTCGCGCAACCTCGTCGACGTCGTCGGCATGGCCTGGGACGACGCCCTCGGCCGCCCGCTGGCCGAGGTGCTGGGGGTGCCCGCGGCCGGGGCCGTGGCCCGGTCCGCCAGCGCATTCGGCGACCTGCGCGAGCGCAACCCGGTCGAGCTGATCCTCGACTGCGACGGCACCCCGTGCCCGGTCGACGCGATCCTGCACCGGGTGTCCCACCGCGCCGACGACCGCGGGCCCGCCGCGCACCCCGACGATCCGTCGGTCGGCGGGCGACTGACCCCCATCGCGGCGACGACGCTCGTGGTGGAGCTGGAGCCGGCCTCCGGCCCGCGGCCGTTCTCCTTCCCGAACACCTACCAGGCGGTGCGCGGCACCATCGTCGAGCTGAACCGGGCCACCTCGCTGCCACAGCTCTACGACATCACGACCCAGGCGGTGCGCGCGCTCACCGGCTTCGACCGGGTGATGCTGTACCGGTTCGACGCCGAGTACAACGGCGAGGTGGTGGCCGAGGCGAGGGCGCCGGAGCTGAACTCCTTCCTCGGCCTGCACTACCCGGCCTCGGACATACCGGCGCAGGCCCGGGCGCTGTACGAGAAGAACTGGATCCGGCTGATCGACGACGTGGACTACACGCCCTCGCCGCTGGAGCCGGTCGACCTGCCCGCCACGGGCCGGCCGCTGGACCTGACCTACTCCACGCTGCGCAGCGTCTCGCCCATCCACTGCGAGTACCTGCGCAACATGGGCGTTCGCGCCTCGATGTCGATCTCGCTGCTGCAGGGCGACAGGCTGTGGGGGCTCATCGCCTGCCACCACTACACCGGCACGCACGCCCCGCCTTACGCCACCCGGGCGGCCGCGGAGTTCCTCGGCTCGACGCTGTCGCTGCGCCTCGTCGACCGGGCGGAGGACGAGGAGCACCGGCGTGCCCTCCAGGTCCGCTCGACGATGGCCTGGCTCACCGCCGCCGCGCTGGACGAGGAGCGCCCGCTCGCCGACACCCTGCTGGGCCGGCCCGGGCTGCTCGACGTCGTCCCGGCCGACTCGGTGGTGGTCAACCTGCAGGGCACGAGCGGGGCGGCCGGTGTGCCGCTGCCCGCCGAGGTGGTCACCGCGCTGGCCCGCTGGGCGACCGAGCAGGGCGGCGACGTGGTCACCACCGACCGGCTGCCGCTCGTCGCCCCCCAGCTGGCGGTGCCCGCGGAGCTGGCCTGCGGGGTGATGGCCATCCCGCTGCCGGAGGGCCAGTACGTGATCTGGACCCGTGCGGAGCAGGTGCACTCGGTCGACTGGGGTGGTGACCCGCACAACAAGGCGATCGCCGAGCGCGAGGGCTACACCGTCCGGCTCTCCCCGCGGAAGTCCTTCGACCGCTGGCGCGAGGTGGTCCGCAACCGGTCCGAGCCCTGGCAGCCGACCCAGTGCGCGGAGGTCGAGGACCTGCGCACCAACCTGCTCGAGGCGCTGTACGCGCGCAGCCGGCGGGTGGCGCGCACCGCGCTGACCCTGCAGCGGAGCCTGCTGTCGGAACCGCCGGACCCCGACCACCTCGACTTCGCCGTCCGGTACGAGCCCGCGGCCCGGGAGTCCCAGGTGGGCGGCGACTGGTACGACGTGTTCACCCAGCCCGACGGCAGCACGATGCTGGTGATCGGGGACGTCGTCGGTCACGACACCGAGGCCGCGGCCAGCATGGGGCAGCTGCGCGGGCTGCTGCGCGGGATCGCCTTTGCCAGCTCCGAGACCCCGGCCGAGGTGCTGTCCCGGCTGGACCGGGCCATCGAGGGGCTGCAGCTGAGGACGATGGCCTCGGTGCTGGTGGGCCGGCTGGAGCAGACGCCGGAGGAGCGCGAGCGGGGGCTGACCCGGATGCGCTGGTCCAACGCCGGCCACCTGCCGCCGGTCGTGCAGGCCCCCGACGGCTCGGTGCAGGTGCTCGACGGGCCGCACCCGGAGCTGCTGCTGGGCGTCTCCCCGGATGCGCCCCGCCGCGAGCACGTCACCACGATGGCGCGCGGCTCGACCGTGCTGCTCTACACCGACGGCCTGGTCGAGCGCCGGGACCAGGTCTTCGACGAGGGGGTCGCGCGGCTGTGCGCCGAGCTGGGCACCCTCGCCGACCGGCCGGTCGGCGAGATCGCCGACGCGCTGATCACCCGGCTGCTGCCGGACGGCGCCGAGGACGACGTCGCCCTGATCGCCGTCCGGCTCAACGAGCAGCGGGGCTGA
- the idi gene encoding isopentenyl-diphosphate Delta-isomerase gives MVAPVARELIVLVDDDGTEIGTLPKSLVHHGETPLHRAFSAYLFDEAGRLLVTRRAEDKATFPGMWTNTVCGHPGPGEDDPTAIARRARYELGLGVADLRPAVPSYRYRAVFRGVVENEICPVWIGRFTGTPAPEPTEVGEWEVLDWAEFRARQEAQLDDAWSPWCREQARLIEAAGLVPTGA, from the coding sequence GTGGTGGCACCCGTGGCGCGTGAGCTGATCGTCCTGGTCGACGACGACGGGACGGAGATCGGCACGCTGCCCAAGTCGCTGGTGCACCACGGCGAGACCCCGCTGCACCGTGCCTTCTCCGCCTACCTCTTCGACGAGGCCGGACGCCTGCTGGTCACCCGCCGCGCCGAGGACAAGGCGACCTTCCCGGGCATGTGGACCAACACCGTCTGCGGGCACCCGGGTCCGGGGGAGGACGACCCGACGGCGATCGCGCGCCGGGCGCGCTACGAGCTGGGCCTCGGGGTCGCCGACCTGCGCCCGGCGGTGCCGTCCTACCGCTACCGGGCGGTGTTCCGCGGCGTGGTGGAGAACGAGATCTGCCCGGTGTGGATCGGTCGCTTCACCGGCACCCCGGCACCCGAACCGACCGAGGTCGGTGAGTGGGAGGTGCTGGACTGGGCGGAGTTCCGGGCCCGCCAGGAGGCGCAGCTCGACGACGCCTGGTCACCCTGGTGCCGCGAGCAGGCCCGGCTCATCGAGGCCGCCGGCCTCGTGCCGACCGGGGCCTGA
- a CDS encoding MarR family winged helix-turn-helix transcriptional regulator, with protein MSAPQPSVALDDQLCFALYAASRAVTARYRPMLDQLGLTYPQLLVLMVLWEADGLPVHSIAERLQLDTGTMSPLLKRLSAAGLVVRERSTADERQVIVRLTDVGSALRRPAEDVSAVMIGALQLDQQEFDRMKGQLERLSRNVATVD; from the coding sequence GTGAGCGCACCCCAGCCCAGCGTGGCCCTCGACGACCAGCTGTGCTTCGCCCTGTACGCCGCCTCGCGGGCGGTGACCGCGCGCTACCGGCCGATGCTCGACCAGCTCGGCCTGACCTACCCGCAGCTGCTCGTGCTGATGGTGCTCTGGGAGGCCGACGGGCTCCCCGTGCACAGCATCGCCGAACGGCTCCAGCTCGACACCGGCACCATGTCCCCGCTGCTCAAGCGACTGTCCGCGGCCGGGCTGGTGGTCCGCGAGCGCAGCACCGCGGACGAGCGCCAGGTGATCGTCCGGCTCACCGACGTGGGCAGTGCGCTGCGCCGGCCGGCCGAGGACGTCTCCGCCGTCATGATCGGCGCGCTCCAGCTGGACCAGCAGGAGTTCGACCGGATGAAGGGGCAGCTGGAGCGGTTGTCGCGCAACGTCGCGACCGTGGACTGA